The following proteins are encoded in a genomic region of Chloroflexota bacterium:
- a CDS encoding acetate--CoA ligase has translation MIETFSTPKSIAVIGASRETDKLGYSVLNNIVQYGYPGKVYPINPKADEILGLKCYPSVLNVPEPIELAVIVIPAKYVAAALEECGQKGVKGAIIISAGFRETGSEGAKMERTLIEIARKYNIRMVGPNVLGVIDTIGKMNASFAAGMPKRGKIAFMSQSGALCTSILDMALAQNVGFSRFVSLGNKADLNEIDFMEAWGDDPESRVIMAYLEGIVNGARFIDIARRVTKRKPMIAVKSGTTSAGSRAVSSHTGTLAGSERAYDAAFSQAGVIRAGSVQDLFDFSVAFARQPLPGKGGVVIVTNAGGPGIMATDALERAGLRQASLSRETMDYLRANLPAAASVLNPVDVLGDARADRYAMAIETVLKDPDVGALIVILTPQVMTEIEETAHAIGQASKKFNKPILASFMGEATTSAGVKILNEYLVPNYVVPERAVAALRAMYRQVAWMERPMPTFETFDVNKDMVRNVFAQAKADGRLTIGDSEARDILQAYGIRIPESKLAATADEAVAIAQAIGFPVVMKIASPDILHKTDIGGVKVGLRSASDVRDAFDLLVYRATRFMPEARIWGCLVQQMIMGGREVIIGMNRDPQFGPLLMFGLGGIYVEVLKDVSFRIAPVSRKEAEEMIAEIRSYNLLKGVRGQKPADMDAMVDILLRVSQLVTDFPEVVEMDINPLMVLDSGQGAYAVDMRLVIS, from the coding sequence TTGGCGGTCATCGTGATACCGGCCAAGTACGTGGCGGCGGCCCTGGAAGAGTGCGGGCAGAAGGGGGTGAAGGGCGCCATCATCATCTCCGCCGGCTTCCGCGAGACCGGCAGCGAGGGCGCGAAAATGGAACGCACCCTCATAGAGATCGCCCGCAAGTACAACATCCGCATGGTCGGCCCCAACGTCTTGGGCGTGATAGACACCATCGGCAAGATGAACGCCTCGTTCGCGGCCGGCATGCCCAAGCGCGGCAAGATCGCCTTCATGTCCCAGTCGGGCGCGCTGTGCACGTCTATCCTGGACATGGCGCTGGCCCAGAACGTGGGGTTCTCGCGGTTCGTGTCGCTGGGCAATAAGGCCGACCTGAACGAGATTGACTTCATGGAAGCGTGGGGCGACGACCCCGAATCCCGCGTCATCATGGCGTATCTGGAAGGCATCGTCAACGGCGCGCGGTTCATTGACATCGCGCGGCGCGTAACCAAGCGCAAGCCGATGATCGCCGTCAAGTCGGGCACCACCAGCGCCGGTTCGCGGGCGGTGTCCTCGCACACGGGCACGCTGGCCGGCTCCGAGCGCGCCTACGACGCGGCATTCAGCCAGGCAGGGGTCATCCGCGCCGGTTCGGTGCAGGATTTGTTTGACTTCTCGGTGGCCTTCGCACGGCAGCCGCTGCCGGGCAAGGGCGGCGTGGTCATCGTTACCAACGCAGGCGGGCCGGGCATCATGGCCACCGACGCCCTGGAACGCGCCGGCCTGCGCCAGGCTTCGCTGTCGCGCGAGACGATGGACTATCTGCGCGCCAACCTGCCGGCGGCGGCCAGCGTCCTCAACCCGGTGGACGTGCTGGGAGATGCCCGCGCCGACCGCTACGCCATGGCCATTGAGACGGTGCTCAAGGATCCCGACGTGGGCGCTCTCATCGTCATCCTCACGCCGCAGGTGATGACCGAGATAGAGGAAACGGCCCACGCCATCGGCCAGGCGTCCAAGAAGTTCAACAAGCCCATCCTGGCCAGTTTCATGGGTGAGGCGACCACCAGCGCTGGCGTGAAGATCCTCAACGAGTACCTGGTGCCCAACTACGTGGTACCCGAGCGGGCCGTGGCGGCCCTGCGCGCCATGTACCGCCAGGTGGCGTGGATGGAGCGCCCCATGCCCACCTTTGAGACCTTTGACGTGAACAAGGACATGGTGCGCAACGTCTTCGCGCAGGCGAAGGCCGACGGCCGCCTCACCATCGGCGACTCGGAAGCCCGCGACATCCTGCAAGCCTACGGCATCCGCATCCCCGAGTCCAAATTGGCCGCCACCGCCGACGAGGCCGTGGCCATCGCCCAGGCAATCGGCTTCCCCGTGGTGATGAAGATCGCGTCGCCCGACATCTTGCACAAGACCGACATCGGCGGCGTGAAGGTGGGCCTGCGCAGCGCGTCCGACGTGCGCGACGCCTTTGACCTGCTGGTGTACCGCGCCACCCGTTTCATGCCCGAGGCGCGCATCTGGGGCTGCCTGGTCCAGCAGATGATCATGGGCGGCCGCGAGGTCATCATCGGCATGAACCGCGACCCGCAGTTCGGCCCCCTCCTCATGTTCGGCCTCGGCGGCATCTACGTGGAAGTCCTGAAAGACGTTTCGTTCCGCATTGCCCCCGTGTCGCGCAAGGAAGCCGAGGAGATGATCGCCGAGATCCGCTCGTACAATCTCCTCAAGGGCGTCCGCGGCCAGAAACCCGCCGACATGGACGCCATGGTGGACATCTTGCTGCGGGTCTCACAACTCGTTACCGATTTCCCCGAAGTCGTGGAAATGGACATCAACCCCCTGATGGTGCTGGACAGCGGCCAGGGGGCCTACGCCGTGGACATGCGTCTGGTCATCAGTTAG
- a CDS encoding phosphotransacetylase family protein: MANLYITSIEPVSGKTALCLGLAQRMQRDGYSVGYLKPVSSVAHRIQGKVIDEDAAFVRDVLGLREQPEQLTAVALTPEFVDEILTGKVHINAEDMLHKAYRKVAEGRDIVILEGGGSLREGYIVDLGTPHVSHLLKAPELVILKYMSNVQVMDDALTAQKRLGDSMLGVVINAVPKMHMEFIQEVIVKALAARGIRTFAVIPQDRLLLSISVAEIAEALSGQVLCCPDRLDELVEHLMVGAMSVDSALTYFRRKPNKAVITGGDRPDIQLAALETSTKCLVLTGNMQPSPIILGRAEEVGVPVILVNYDTLSTVEIIERFFGRTRFRQVQKLNRFVQMLDERFDFDELYRALGLKA; encoded by the coding sequence ATGGCGAACTTGTACATCACATCCATTGAGCCGGTTTCCGGCAAGACCGCCCTTTGCCTTGGGCTTGCCCAGCGGATGCAACGCGATGGGTATTCGGTGGGTTACCTGAAGCCCGTGAGCAGCGTCGCCCACCGTATCCAGGGCAAGGTCATTGACGAGGACGCCGCCTTTGTGCGCGACGTTCTGGGCCTGAGGGAGCAGCCCGAACAACTGACCGCAGTCGCCCTCACGCCGGAATTCGTGGACGAAATCCTGACCGGCAAGGTCCACATCAACGCCGAGGACATGCTCCACAAGGCCTACCGGAAGGTCGCCGAGGGGCGCGACATCGTCATCCTGGAGGGCGGCGGGTCGCTGCGTGAAGGATACATCGTGGACCTGGGCACGCCGCACGTGTCCCACCTGCTCAAAGCGCCCGAACTCGTGATCCTGAAGTACATGAGCAACGTGCAGGTCATGGACGACGCGCTGACGGCGCAGAAACGGCTCGGCGACTCCATGCTGGGCGTGGTCATCAACGCGGTGCCCAAGATGCACATGGAGTTCATCCAGGAGGTCATCGTCAAGGCGCTGGCCGCCAGGGGCATCCGCACCTTCGCCGTCATCCCGCAGGACCGCCTGCTCCTGTCCATTAGCGTGGCTGAGATCGCCGAGGCCCTCAGCGGCCAAGTGCTGTGCTGCCCCGATAGGCTAGACGAACTGGTGGAGCACCTGATGGTCGGCGCGATGAGCGTGGACAGCGCGCTGACCTACTTCCGCCGCAAGCCCAACAAGGCGGTCATCACCGGCGGCGACCGGCCCGACATCCAACTGGCGGCGCTGGAGACCTCCACCAAGTGCCTGGTGCTCACCGGCAACATGCAGCCCAGCCCCATCATCCTGGGCCGCGCCGAGGAGGTGGGCGTGCCTGTCATCCTGGTCAACTACGACACGCTGAGCACGGTGGAGATCATTGAGCGGTTCTTCGGCAGAACGCGCTTCCGCCAGGTGCAGAAACTCAACCGTTTTGTGCAGATGCTGGACGAGCGGTTTGACTTTGACGAATTGTACCGCGCCCTGGGCCTGAAGGCATAG
- the eno gene encoding phosphopyruvate hydratase, translating into MIEDIFAREVLDSRGNPTVEVEVYLDTGEMGRAIIPSGASTGAHEAVELRDDDKSYYGGKGVQKAVQNVNEEIADELLGWDALDQAGIDAHLVELDGTPNKGRLGANAILGVSLAVAKAAAAMLDIPLYRYLGGVNARTLPVPMMNILNGGKHALDSTDLQEFMIMPLGAPSFREALRWCSETYQALKKLLAKKGYSTNVGDEGGFAPSLKSNEEAVELILEAIAKAGYKPGDEIYLALDPAASEFYENGKYHLKKEGRVLSSEQMIAFYEDWVRKYPIVSLEDGLAEDDWDGWRALMERLGRKIQIVGDDLLVTNVERVQRAIRERAANSLLCKVNQIGTLTEAIAAVQMATRAGWTVVVSHRSGETEDTTIADLVVALNTGQIKTGAPCRSERVAKYNQLLRIEEQLGDSAIFPGKDVFYNLR; encoded by the coding sequence ATGATAGAAGACATCTTCGCGCGAGAGGTGCTGGACTCGCGGGGCAACCCCACCGTGGAGGTGGAGGTGTACCTGGACACCGGCGAAATGGGGCGCGCCATCATCCCATCGGGCGCGTCCACGGGCGCTCACGAAGCCGTGGAACTTCGCGACGACGACAAATCGTACTACGGCGGCAAGGGCGTGCAGAAGGCCGTCCAGAACGTCAACGAGGAGATCGCCGACGAACTGTTGGGTTGGGATGCGCTGGACCAGGCGGGGATTGACGCGCACCTGGTGGAACTGGACGGCACGCCCAACAAGGGCCGCCTGGGGGCCAACGCCATCCTGGGGGTGTCGCTGGCCGTGGCAAAGGCCGCCGCAGCCATGCTGGACATCCCCCTGTACCGCTACCTGGGCGGCGTCAACGCGCGCACCCTGCCCGTGCCCATGATGAACATCCTCAACGGCGGCAAGCATGCCCTGGACAGCACCGACCTGCAGGAATTCATGATCATGCCGCTGGGCGCGCCCTCGTTCCGAGAGGCGCTCCGCTGGTGCTCCGAGACCTACCAGGCCCTCAAGAAACTCCTCGCCAAGAAGGGCTACTCCACCAACGTGGGCGATGAGGGCGGGTTCGCCCCGTCGCTGAAGTCCAACGAGGAGGCCGTGGAACTCATCCTGGAGGCCATCGCCAAGGCCGGCTACAAGCCCGGCGACGAGATTTACCTGGCGCTGGACCCCGCCGCGTCCGAGTTCTACGAGAACGGCAAGTATCACCTGAAGAAGGAAGGGCGTGTGCTGTCTAGCGAGCAGATGATCGCCTTCTACGAGGACTGGGTGCGCAAGTATCCCATCGTCTCGCTGGAGGACGGCCTGGCCGAGGACGACTGGGACGGCTGGCGGGCGCTGATGGAGCGCCTGGGGCGCAAGATTCAGATCGTGGGCGACGACTTGCTGGTAACCAACGTGGAGCGGGTGCAGCGGGCCATCCGCGAGCGCGCCGCCAACTCGCTGCTGTGCAAGGTGAATCAGATCGGCACCCTCACCGAGGCCATCGCCGCCGTGCAGATGGCCACCCGCGCCGGCTGGACGGTCGTGGTGTCGCACCGCTCGGGCGAGACCGAGGACACCACCATCGCCGACCTGGTGGTGGCGCTGAACACGGGGCAGATCAAGACCGGCGCGCCCTGCCGCTCCGAGCGCGTGGCCAAGTACAACCAACTCCTGCGCATAGAGGAGCAACTGGGCGACTCGGCCATATTCCCGGGCAAGGACGTGTTCTACAATCTGCGATAG
- the ligA gene encoding NAD-dependent DNA ligase LigA, translating to MHQEEDMSVQEEIQRLRELIRYHNYRYHVLDAPEISDAEYDALFQRLKALEAEHPELITPDSPTQRVGGAVLERFEKVRHPRPILSLANVFSEEELRAWEERNRKLLPDGTPLDYVVEPKIDGLTVVLTYVNGVFTQGATRGDGEVGEDITANLRTVRQVPLRIPVTGNDPAPARLVVRGEAYMALADFEAFNRRQEERGEKTFANPRNAAAGSLRQLDPSITAARPLRLYTYAIVDADGVDITHQWDVLDYLKRMGFPVADGCELCPNLDAVMEMYRVWESERDTLGYEIDGVVIKINDLRIQDALGFVGKDPRGAVAFKFAARQAATKLLAVGINVGRTGTLNPYAILEPVAVGGVTIKQATLHNFDDIARKDIRVGDTVIIQRAGDVIPQVVGPVESLRDGDEQPIAPPTHCPVCGEPVYRAEDEVAYYCVNASCPAQLVRKVEHFASRGAMDIVGFGSRLAEQFVEAGLLHDVADFYYLTKEQILGLEGFADKSAENLLAAIEASKNRPLQRLLTALGIRHVGSVVAGILAEHFGSIDALMAATEEDLQQVPGLGPYTAQAVVEFFASPSNRAVIEKLRRAGVRMADVRAEAPARPQPLAGKTFVITGTLPTMSRDEAAEFIRAHGGKVTDSVSAKTDYLVVGASPGGTKYNKAVQLGIPMIDEAALRRMAEGG from the coding sequence ATGCACCAGGAGGAGGATATGTCCGTACAGGAGGAAATCCAACGCCTGCGAGAACTCATCCGCTACCACAACTACCGCTATCACGTCCTTGACGCGCCGGAAATCTCCGACGCCGAATACGACGCCCTGTTCCAGCGGCTCAAGGCGCTGGAGGCCGAGCACCCCGAACTCATCACGCCCGACTCGCCCACCCAGCGCGTCGGCGGGGCCGTCCTGGAGCGGTTTGAGAAGGTGCGCCACCCCCGCCCCATCCTCAGCCTAGCCAACGTCTTCTCCGAGGAGGAACTGCGGGCGTGGGAGGAGCGCAACCGCAAACTCCTGCCCGACGGCACGCCGCTGGACTACGTGGTGGAGCCGAAGATTGACGGGCTGACGGTCGTCTTGACCTACGTCAACGGCGTGTTCACCCAGGGAGCCACCCGCGGCGACGGCGAGGTGGGCGAGGACATCACCGCCAACCTGCGCACGGTGCGCCAGGTGCCGCTGCGCATCCCCGTAACGGGCAATGACCCCGCGCCCGCGCGGCTGGTGGTGCGCGGCGAGGCGTACATGGCTCTGGCCGACTTTGAGGCGTTCAACCGCCGCCAGGAGGAGCGCGGCGAAAAAACCTTCGCCAACCCCCGTAACGCTGCCGCCGGTTCGCTGCGCCAGTTGGATCCCAGCATCACGGCTGCGCGCCCCCTGCGCCTGTACACCTACGCCATCGTGGACGCCGACGGCGTGGACATCACGCACCAATGGGACGTGCTAGACTACCTGAAGCGCATGGGGTTCCCCGTGGCCGACGGGTGCGAACTGTGTCCGAACCTGGACGCGGTCATGGAGATGTACCGCGTGTGGGAGTCCGAGCGCGACACCCTGGGGTACGAGATTGACGGCGTGGTCATCAAGATCAACGACCTGCGCATCCAGGACGCGCTGGGGTTCGTGGGCAAGGATCCGCGCGGGGCCGTGGCGTTCAAATTCGCAGCGCGGCAGGCGGCGACGAAACTGCTGGCCGTGGGCATCAACGTCGGGCGCACCGGCACGCTCAACCCCTACGCCATCCTGGAGCCGGTGGCCGTGGGCGGCGTTACCATCAAGCAGGCCACCCTGCACAACTTTGACGACATCGCGCGCAAGGACATCCGCGTGGGCGACACGGTCATCATCCAGCGTGCCGGCGACGTGATCCCCCAGGTGGTGGGGCCGGTGGAATCCCTGCGCGACGGCGATGAGCAACCCATCGCGCCGCCCACCCACTGCCCCGTGTGCGGCGAGCCGGTCTATCGCGCCGAAGACGAGGTGGCCTACTACTGCGTCAACGCCTCGTGTCCGGCCCAGTTGGTGCGCAAAGTGGAGCATTTCGCGTCGCGCGGGGCCATGGACATCGTGGGGTTCGGCTCGCGCCTGGCCGAGCAGTTCGTGGAGGCGGGCCTGCTCCATGACGTGGCCGACTTCTACTACCTGACCAAAGAGCAGATTCTGGGGCTGGAAGGGTTCGCCGACAAGAGCGCCGAGAATTTGCTGGCGGCCATAGAGGCGTCCAAGAACCGCCCGCTCCAGCGGCTGCTCACGGCGCTGGGCATCCGCCATGTGGGATCCGTCGTGGCGGGCATCCTGGCCGAGCACTTCGGCTCCATAGACGCGCTGATGGCGGCGACGGAAGAGGATTTGCAGCAGGTTCCCGGCCTCGGCCCCTACACGGCGCAGGCGGTGGTGGAGTTCTTCGCCAGCCCCAGCAACCGCGCGGTGATAGAGAAACTGCGGCGGGCCGGCGTGCGCATGGCCGACGTGCGGGCCGAAGCGCCTGCGCGGCCTCAACCGCTGGCCGGCAAGACCTTCGTCATCACCGGCACGCTGCCCACCATGAGCCGCGACGAGGCGGCGGAGTTCATCCGCGCCCACGGCGGCAAGGTTACCGATTCCGTCAGCGCCAAGACCGACTACCTGGTGGTGGGAGCCTCTCCGGGCGGGACGAAGTACAACAAGGCCGTGCAGTTGGGCATCCCCATGATAGACGAGGCCGCCCTGCGCCGCATGGCCGAGGGCGGTTAG
- the asnS gene encoding asparagine--tRNA ligase, with translation MQEDQTYIQDIAQHEGQEVTLKGWLFRSTDKGKLQFLMVRDGTGFIQCIVFQKAVSPETFEAARRVTQESSLIVRGKVRKEPRAPGGYEVDASEVQIVQLAQDYPITPKEHGVDFLMDRRHLWLRSQSQWAVMRVRATVVRAIRDWLDGHGFLNLDTPILTPTSCEDTTTLFATDYFGEPAYLTQSGQLYNEAHIMAFGKVYCFGPTFRAEKSKTRRHLMEFWMVEPEMAYADLDDCMKVEEEFVSYIVQTTLRERAYELSLLGRDTTVLQNVTPPFPRISYDDAVKLLNEKGVSIEWGDDFGAPHETAIAESFDKPVFVHHYPAKCKAFYMEVEPDRPELSKSVDLLAPEGYGEIIGGGERTASLELLEQRIREHRLKREAYEWYLDLRRYGSVPHSGFGLGLERTVAWICGLSHIRETIPFPRMLTRLYP, from the coding sequence CAAGGGGAAACTCCAATTCCTCATGGTGCGCGACGGGACGGGGTTCATCCAGTGCATCGTATTCCAGAAGGCGGTCTCGCCCGAAACCTTTGAGGCGGCCAGGCGGGTTACGCAGGAGTCCTCGCTCATCGTGCGCGGGAAGGTGCGCAAGGAGCCGCGCGCCCCGGGCGGCTATGAGGTGGATGCATCGGAAGTGCAGATCGTGCAACTGGCCCAGGACTACCCCATCACGCCCAAGGAGCACGGCGTGGACTTCCTGATGGATCGGCGGCACCTGTGGCTACGGTCGCAGTCGCAGTGGGCCGTCATGCGCGTGCGCGCCACCGTCGTGCGGGCCATCCGCGACTGGCTGGACGGCCACGGCTTCCTGAACCTGGACACACCGATCCTGACGCCCACCTCCTGCGAGGACACCACCACCCTGTTCGCCACCGACTACTTCGGCGAGCCGGCCTATCTCACCCAGAGCGGGCAACTGTACAACGAGGCCCACATCATGGCGTTCGGCAAGGTATACTGTTTCGGGCCGACCTTCCGCGCCGAGAAATCCAAGACGCGCCGCCACCTGATGGAGTTCTGGATGGTGGAACCGGAAATGGCCTACGCCGACCTGGACGACTGCATGAAGGTGGAGGAGGAGTTCGTCTCGTACATCGTCCAGACCACCCTGCGCGAGCGCGCCTACGAGTTGTCGCTCCTGGGGCGCGACACGACGGTGCTCCAGAACGTTACGCCGCCTTTCCCGCGCATCTCCTACGACGATGCCGTGAAACTGCTGAACGAGAAAGGCGTGAGCATTGAGTGGGGCGACGATTTCGGCGCGCCCCACGAGACCGCCATCGCCGAGAGTTTTGACAAGCCGGTGTTCGTTCACCATTACCCGGCCAAGTGCAAGGCGTTCTACATGGAGGTGGAACCCGACCGACCGGAACTCTCCAAGTCGGTGGACCTTCTCGCTCCCGAAGGGTACGGCGAAATCATCGGGGGTGGCGAGCGCACCGCCAGTCTGGAACTGCTAGAGCAGCGCATCCGGGAGCACAGGCTCAAGCGCGAGGCGTACGAGTGGTACCTGGACCTCCGGCGCTACGGTTCGGTGCCGCATTCGGGCTTCGGGCTGGGGCTGGAGCGAACCGTGGCGTGGATCTGCGGCCTGTCGCACATCCGCGAGACCATCCCGTTCCCGCGGATGCTTACGCGGCTGTACCCGTAG